The Acidobacteriota bacterium genome segment CGACATGCCCCTTCTCGTGGCCCGCATCCGGATTGCAGAAGCTCACCGAAAAGCCGTAGTGACACTTGAACCGCAGGAACAACTCGGCCAGGCTGACCTTGTCCCGGACCCGGCGTCCCACTCCGCCGGCATTATCGAAGACGATCTGCCTTGGCACCCCGCCGATGTGATGGAAGATGTCCCCGAGCCCCCGGCAGACGCACTCGGCCGTCTCCCCACCGAACGTCTGGAAAAAACCTCCGTTACTGTGGGGGAAGCTCAGACACAGGTACTTGATCTGTCGTTTGACGCCGCCCTCGACAACATCGGCTTCCCCGAAGTCCGCCTGGGCGACCCCAGCCGGCCAGACGAGCTCCAGGTACCCCGGCTCGGCTCCCCGCTCCCGTTTCTTCTCCTTCAGGTACCGCTGGACCCTCGGCCAGCCACTCATCGATCTTCGGCTTCCAGGGGTCCAGTTTCGACGCCAAGGCCCGTTTTCCCGGGAGGCCGCCGTTGAAGTCTTCGACCTTCATGTACTTGGTCACGGTTTTCCGGTTGAGGTTGAGCCGACCGGCGATCTCCTGCGACCCCAACCCTTGTCGTTGAAGTTCCTTGATCTGATCAATTTGATTCATTCGGAGCATGTCTCCTCCCTGCAGGATATCCTACAGGGTCTTGCCCCGCGATTTTTATGGGTATTTTTGACGATTTTTCTGCCCATTTCCGTTTGATCATTCTGTCCCTTTTCCCTTTATCACAAAGAATCCACACTTCATCGAATTCGCGTAGGGCTGAGAGAGCGATCATAGCTTTGTCCGAGAGGACAAGGTTCTGGGATCTTTAGACCGGCTTCATGGGCTGATGGCTCAAGCGGCTAACTGATGGGAGTTATGATAGCCCCGAAATTGCGAACGAATCTTGACACGACCGTCCCTCTTCAGCTCGACAGGAGCTTTTGAGGTTTTTTTAGCCATTCCAGTTCCACTTTGAGCTGGCCGATTGTCAAGAATTCCCCGGCTCCCCCCGCACCAAATAACTCCCCATCGCATCCTCGAACTGCATCCTGCGTGCATGATCGAGGCCGCGGGCCACGGCCGTGAAGGCCTGGCAGATCGTCCAGCGGCTGACACCGAAAAGCGTGGTCTCCTTCATGACCTCCTGCGCGATCCACGCGCCGATCCGGCCCCGGGGATTTCCGAGCCGGTAATCCCTGAAGATGCGGGCGATTTCCTCTCCCGCGTCCTCGACATGCCCGGCCCGGCTTTCCGAAAGGCGACCGGCCATGACCCCGCCGCTCATGAGCGCCCGATCCAGAGCGTCGGTCAGACGGCCTTCGAGAACGGTCCTTTCTACCCCCGTGTATCGGTTTCTCCAGCCGGGTTCCTTTTCCACCGGCTGGGTGATGCCGTTGGCGCAGATCACCCGGAAAAGCACATGACGAATCTCCATGGGTCGCAACCCCGTCTCGCTCGTAATCAGATCCATCCCCGCCATGATGGAGTCGGGCATGGCGGCGCTTCCGAAATTGACGCTGTCGCCGAGCAGGATGCGGGCAAACCACGTGTCTTCATCCACGCTCATCGATGCGATCCGGACATTCCTCCCCTCGGACACGCATTCCAGGGCATCGGCTACCTGGACATCGTCGATGCGGACAAAACTCCGGGGCAGAATCGCCCTCAAAACCGGCCTCTTGGCCAAACGCAACCGCAACAGAAAAAGCGCCCCCTCGCCCGCCTCCGACATTTCCAGCATGGATCGCAGCAGGTTCAGCCCAAGCGCGGCCGGGGCCTTGGCCGGGATCTGTGCGGGAATGGAAGCGATCGAACAGAGCTGCCGGAACGACGTCGGCGTGAATTTGAGATCGACGTCGGCGCCTTCGACACGGGCCGTCATGAAGTAGCGGTCCGGCGCCGGGGCCAGCGAATCGCCGACATTCAGGCGGACCTCGGGCGGACGCAGGGGGAGATAGACGTCCTGTGTTTGCCCCCTCTCCTGCAACAGAATCGATCGCGCTCTTTCGACGGGCACCGTCTTGAGTCCGGGTCTTCGAGCCATGTTATCCTCCTTGTTGTTTTTTGCATTGATGAACCAATTCGCAGGTCCGGCAGATTTTCTCGGGCACCAGGGACGGCCGGTAACAATCCTTTTCCTCGATGACGCGACCCCGCCCGTCAATTTTCAAAAACCTCCGGGAGCCGGGCGCATGCGTCCACATCGGCGGGATGTCCGATCCATCGCCCGAAAGGTTGGAGTTCGCCGGAGGCACAACGTTGAATCCCATCTCCTTCAGGACATGCAGCCGCTGCCGCGAATGGCGCCTCAGGACGCCCGCGCCGTCGTCGTCCCAGAAATCGACATAGAGGCAGGCCTTCTTGCCCGGGGCTTTGCGCATCCCCCGCCCGATCGTCTGAATGACGCGGGCCCTGGACTTCATGCCGCCTGCGGCGACCAGAACATGAATCCCCGAAATGCTGACGCCTTCCTGGAACAGACCGGACGTTGCGACCAGGCCCTTGAGCCGTCCGCAGGCAAAATCCTCCGTGAGGCTCCGAAGCTTCAGCCCGGAGACGCCGCCGTGGGCGAATCCGCAGGAAGATCCGAGACCGGCCTGAAGAATCGATCCATGTTCGATCCGGTCGATCAAGACCAGGGTCGAAAAGCCCTCCGCCATCTTTTCTGCGCCAAGGGCGATGATCCGGCCGTTTCTCTCCTCGTTTTCGACGATACCCTCCCGGTAGATCGCCGAGAACGGCTTCTCGGCCATGTTTCCGGCCATTCGACAGAACTCGATCCGGACATCGATCGGGCAGGCGTAGCCGTTTTCGATGAGAAAACCCGCCGAGTATTTCCCTCCGGTCAGAGGCATTCCGGCCAGGGCGTCCAAAACGGCCTGGTCGGAGCCCGTCCGGAACGGGACGGCCGACAGGAAATACTGGTAGCGCGGTTCCAGACGCCGGATGAGATCCTGATAGGACCCCGCCGCGGCGTGATGCCCTTCGTCAAAGACGAGGGTGCCGTGCCGCCAAGGATCGAGATCCGCCCCGTCCTTGTCGAGGCTCTGGATCAAGGCCACGGTCAGGCGTTCCGGGCGGCGGATGCCGCAGCCGACGACGCCGGGCTCGAACCCGAAGAGATCCGCAAGACATCGCCGGGTCTGATCGAGGAGAACCCGCGTCGTAACCAGCCACAGCGTGGGAAGGCCCAGGCGGGCCGCAACGGCCGCCGCAAGAAGCGTTTTCCCGCCGCCCGTGCCCACATCGATGAGGCCGCGCCCCCTGCGGACGGCCTCGGAGACGACTTCCCGCTGGTAATCCCTGAGCTCAACATGGCGCAATGTCCACGACAGGTCCGGGCGCGGGGATGATCTCAGGTCGCGGATCCGGAAGCGGCAGCCTTCCTCCCTGAACGTTCTTTTGACGGCAGGCAGGGCTCCCGTCAGAAACACGCCGCGAACCCCATCATAGACGAGGGGGATGTGGCCTCCGAGGCTCCCATTCAAAACGGCGTCCAGGGCGGCGTTCGGGTAAGGCCCGATGATCCGGGATTCGACGTTGCCCAGCCGAATCTCAATCGCGGCGTTGGAAAAGCTCATGAAACGGCTCCCGACAAAATGTTCTCTACAGCGAACTAATGTATGCCCACGAAAACGGTTTGTCAAGCTTTTTTTGTTATTTCTGGAGAACGTCTTGTATTTTTACGGAGAACATGCATAATAGGGGAAT includes the following:
- a CDS encoding IS21 family transposase, which encodes MSGWPRVQRYLKEKKRERGAEPGYLELVWPAGVAQADFGEADVVEGGVKRQIKYLCLSFPHSNGGFFQTFGGETAECVCRGLGDIFHHIGGVPRQIVFDNAGGVGRRVRDKVSLAELFLRFKCHYGFSVSFCNPDAGHEKGHV
- a CDS encoding DEAD/DEAH box helicase family protein, which gives rise to MSFSNAAIEIRLGNVESRIIGPYPNAALDAVLNGSLGGHIPLVYDGVRGVFLTGALPAVKRTFREEGCRFRIRDLRSSPRPDLSWTLRHVELRDYQREVVSEAVRRGRGLIDVGTGGGKTLLAAAVAARLGLPTLWLVTTRVLLDQTRRCLADLFGFEPGVVGCGIRRPERLTVALIQSLDKDGADLDPWRHGTLVFDEGHHAAAGSYQDLIRRLEPRYQYFLSAVPFRTGSDQAVLDALAGMPLTGGKYSAGFLIENGYACPIDVRIEFCRMAGNMAEKPFSAIYREGIVENEERNGRIIALGAEKMAEGFSTLVLIDRIEHGSILQAGLGSSCGFAHGGVSGLKLRSLTEDFACGRLKGLVATSGLFQEGVSISGIHVLVAAGGMKSRARVIQTIGRGMRKAPGKKACLYVDFWDDDGAGVLRRHSRQRLHVLKEMGFNVVPPANSNLSGDGSDIPPMWTHAPGSRRFLKIDGRGRVIEEKDCYRPSLVPEKICRTCELVHQCKKQQGG